A region from the Vicia villosa cultivar HV-30 ecotype Madison, WI linkage group LG3, Vvil1.0, whole genome shotgun sequence genome encodes:
- the LOC131659872 gene encoding uncharacterized protein LOC131659872, with protein sequence MAQMMQGMQGQQPPAQVPVPQAATGPDFRAFFRMDPPEFVGGLDSLLAHDWLAGMERVFQAIQCTEEEKEIPKDWQHFKVAFLEKYFPNSVRTQKEREFQNFKQGDMTVSEYAEKFEDLADYSRQAVYAPDELWKIDHLKRVQEERNQNRTNFREQGRSTQHLRPRNPPSKKKQVYGDQSAQPPHCRKCGRKHTGECKFVSVTCFRCGEQGHIAPQCPQKRIPEKTAGRVYTLDSRKAKGNNNLIAGTCYVNNQPLCVLVDCGATHSFVSIECVYRLGLEATPLPSPMIISSATDDTVEARLICKDCSRRPYSFLLKRLLLTMQLPS encoded by the exons ATGGCccaaatgatgcaaggcatgcagggACAACAACCTCCTGCTCAAGTTCCCGTTCCTCAAGCTGCAACTGGACCTGATTTTCGTGCCTTCTTCAGGATGGATCCTCCAGAGTTTGTTGGCGGACTTGATTCACTCCTGGCTCATGACTGGTTAGCTGGAATGGAGAGGGTGTTTCAAGCTATTCAGTGTACTgaagaagagaag GAGATTCCTAAGGATTGGCAACACTTCAAAGTGGCATTCTTGGAGAAGTACTTCCCTAACAGTGTGAGGACTCAGAAGGAACGTGAATTTCAGAACTTCAAGCAAGGTGACATGACTGTTTCAGAATATGCAGAGAAGTTCGAGGACTTGGCAGACTACTCCAGACAAGCCGTTTATGCTCcagatgaactatggaagattgatca TTTGAAGAGGGTTCAAGAAGAAAGGAACCAGAACAGAACTAACTTTAGGGAGCAAGGGAGATCTACTCAACATTTGAGGCCCCGTAACCCTCCATCAAAGAAGAAGCAGGTTTATGGTGACCAATCGGCTCAACCTCCCCATTGTCGCAAGTGTGGAAGGAAGCATACCGGGGAGTGCAAGTTTGTTTCTGTGACTTGTTTTAGATGTGGCGAGCAGGGCCACATAGCTCCACAGTGTCCACAAAAGAGGATTCCAGAGAAGACTGCAGGTCGAGTTTACACTTTGGATTCGAGAAAGGCCAAGGGAAACAACAATCTTATTGCGGGTACGTGCTATGTTAACAATCAacctttatgtgttttagttgattgtggagccacTCATTCCTTTGTCTCTATTGAGTGTGTTTACCGACTTGGTTTGGAAGCTACTCCATTACCCAGTCCTATGATTATTTCTTCGGCGACGGACGATACCGTGGAAGCTCGACTAATTTGTAAAGATTGTTCA agaaggccatattcattcctgctgAAGAGACTTCTTCTGACAATGCAATTGccaagttga
- the LOC131657301 gene encoding uncharacterized protein LOC131657301, giving the protein MTHKIVLSLLPFILLLLINGQGSFARYIKIQQEIVEEKEVDQPYLDGWLKNPLKNQKLISSSNQVYLDGWLKDTRSEGAKSTPESNQVYLDGWLKDTRAEKEKSNANSNQVYLDGWLKDIRAEKVKSAPTSNQVYLDGWLKDTREEKAKSTSDSNEVYLDGWLKDTRAEKEKSTADSNQVYLDGWLKDIRNEKEKSTHNSNQIYLDGWLKDTRAENEKSAFDSNQVYLDGWLKDTRSKKEKSTDDSNQVFLDGWLKDIRAEKEKSTHNSNQVYLDGWLKDTRAEKEKSASDSNQVYLDGWLKDTRAEKEKFTSNSNQVYLDGWLKDTRSEKPKSTSESNQVYLDGWLKDTRAEKVTSTADSNQVYLDGWLKDIRAEKAKSAHNSNQVYLDGWLKDTRSEKEKSTFDSNQVYVDGWLKDIRAEKEKSTPDSKLVYLDGWLKDTRK; this is encoded by the exons atgacacaCAAAATTGTTTTGTCTCTCCTTCCTTTTATTTTGCTCTTGTTGATT AATGGACAAGGAAGCTTTGCTAGATATATAAAAATTCAACAAGAgattgtagaagaaaaagaagttgATCAACCTTACCTTGATGGCTGGCTCAAAAATCCATTGAAGAACCAAAAACTCATTTCTAGCTCCAACCAAGTTtatcttgatggatggttgaaagataccagATCTGAGGGAGCAAAGTCCACTCCTGAatccaaccaagtttaccttgatggatggttgaaagataccagAGCTGAGAAAGAAAAATCTAATGCTAACTCCAACCAAGTTtatcttgatggatggttgaaagatatcaGAGCTGAGAAAGTAAAGTCTGCACCTACATCCAACCAAGTTTACCtcgatggatggttgaaagatacccgagAAGAGAAAGCAAAATCCACCTCAGACTCCAAcgaagtttaccttgatggatggttgaaagatactcgagctgagaaagaaaaatctaccgctgactccaaccaagtttatcttgatggatggttgaaagatatcaGAAATGAGAAAGAAAAGTCTACCCATAACTCTAACCAAATTTACCtcgatggatggttgaaagatacccgagCAGAGAATGAAAAATCCGCCTTtgactccaaccaagtttaccttgatggatggttgaaagatacccgaTCTAAGAAAGAAAAATCAACTGATGACTCCAACCAAGTTTTTCTTGATGGTTGGTTGAAAGATATCAGAGCTGAGAAAGAAAAGTCCACCCATAACTcgaaccaagtttaccttgatggttggttgaaagatacccgagCAGAGAAAGAAAAATCCGCCTCTGATTCCAACCAAGTTTACCtcgatggatggttgaaagatacccgagCAGAGAAAGAAAAATTCACCTCTAAttccaaccaagtttaccttgatggatggttgaaagatacccgaTCTGAGAAACCAAAATCCACATCTGAatccaaccaagtttaccttgatggatggttgaaagatacccgagCAGAGAAAGTAACATCTACCGCTGACTCTAATCAAGTTTATCTTGATGGATGGCTGAAAGATATCAGAGCTGAGAAAGCAAAGTCCGCCCATAACTctaaccaagtttaccttgatggatggttgaaagatacccgaTCAGAGAAAGAAAAATCCACCTTtgactccaaccaagtttacGTTGATGGATGGTTGAAGGATATCCGTGCTGAGAAAGAAAAATCCACACCAGACTCCAAACTAGTTTATCTTGATGGATGGTTAAAAGATACCCGAAAGTAA